In Arthrobacter sp. QXT-31, one genomic interval encodes:
- a CDS encoding DUF305 domain-containing protein, with amino-acid sequence MPLPSAVPPEGAEPVIPRLPAGYLWLGSVAVVILTALIFFGIGWSSATPRPVSDTGADAGFARDMQEHHAQAVEMALLIRDKSSNEEIRAIAYDVATSQQHQKGQMYAWLQDWGLSQARPIPPMAWMESESGGHGSASPHAAQSGSGGADGAMEGMATPEQMQALRRSSGAEADRLFTDLMIRHHQGGVAMASAGVRLAETSTVRDFAALVVDAQTAEITALQELRRSL; translated from the coding sequence ATGCCGCTTCCATCCGCAGTCCCGCCGGAGGGCGCCGAACCGGTTATTCCCCGGCTCCCGGCCGGATATCTATGGCTTGGTTCCGTTGCTGTTGTTATCCTCACTGCACTGATTTTTTTCGGTATTGGCTGGTCGTCCGCCACGCCACGGCCCGTGTCGGATACGGGCGCGGACGCCGGGTTCGCCCGGGACATGCAGGAACACCACGCGCAGGCTGTCGAGATGGCCCTGCTCATCCGTGACAAGTCCAGTAACGAGGAGATCCGGGCTATCGCTTACGACGTTGCCACCAGCCAGCAGCACCAGAAGGGGCAGATGTACGCCTGGCTGCAGGACTGGGGACTGTCGCAGGCGCGCCCGATCCCGCCTATGGCGTGGATGGAGTCAGAGTCCGGCGGTCATGGAAGCGCTTCGCCGCATGCCGCGCAGAGCGGCAGCGGCGGCGCTGACGGCGCGATGGAGGGCATGGCCACCCCTGAACAGATGCAGGCGCTGCGCAGGTCCTCCGGCGCCGAGGCGGACCGGCTGTTCACCGACCTGATGATCCGCCACCACCAGGGCGGCGTCGCCATGGCCTCTGCCGGGGTACGCCTGGCCGAGACCTCCACGGTACGGGATTTCGCGGCCCTGGTCGTGGACGCCCAGACCGCGGAAATCACCGCCCTCCAAGAGCTGCGCCGCAGCCTCTGA
- a CDS encoding heavy metal translocating P-type ATPase codes for MDLVDIVVILAGAVLIGFLAWYFFAPRRAASAEYREGVQVVDITVRGGYSPDLVRVTAGVPVQLRFDRQDNSDCTSRVVFPDLRKSVSLAAFDTTALDLTVDEPGEYPWACGMNMLHGRLTVEPADGTADDGHRGDITEERRAAADPMPAGGNPVPVSEPSVPRNRGGETARAVGVGPMVEQQGRPERAEFMLPGALRSLPIDTGRAEAVLRRIPGVDSATINFGAERAVILYDPQQSDVPALERAVTEATGFPARLRAQPGSTDTEDAEAKSREAELRDLRWRVGLGTLLTLPVLYGAMGPYFIDDRYVPDALQSPLMQLLLTLPVMLVVGWPVHRIGWHALANRSAEMNSLITLGTTAAFAYSLVVTFAPQVLPADVRDVYYEVVSFIITVILLGRLVEARARAGTGNAIRALIALTPATARVIRDGQEIETAVEEVRPGDEIRVRPGEKIPVDGEIIQGRSTVDESMVTGESLPVTKQAGDTVIGATVNGTGAFTMRATRVGADTALAQIIRLVQEAQSSKAPIQRLADAVSGYFVPAVVFIAIATFVLWFTVGDSLSLAVVAAVSVLIIACPCALGLATPLSIMVATGKGASLGVLVKDAAALETVDKLNTVVLDKTGTLTRGKPALTDTVPAPGYDAEDLLRLAGAAEADSEHPLAAAIVAGARKKGNRLPQATAFDSITGKGIRATVDNHEVLIGNVRLLADAGIPTSGLESEAERLARDGKTPMYVAVDGKPAGILAVADTLKPGSAAAVAQLQQRGLEVVMITGDNKATAEAIARQTGISRVLADVLPADKSAAIRSLQDEGKLVAMVGDGINDAPALAQADVGIAMGTGTDVAIEAADVTLMSGELSGLITTIALSRATMRNIKQNLVLAFGYNTAAIPLAAGLLYPVTGGLLSPMVAGVAMALSSISVVVNSARLNAFKTAATTGFQNEKESESRMAQGSR; via the coding sequence ATGGATCTTGTCGATATTGTTGTGATTCTGGCGGGCGCCGTCCTGATCGGCTTTCTCGCCTGGTACTTCTTTGCTCCACGCAGGGCCGCTTCGGCGGAGTACCGGGAAGGTGTGCAGGTCGTCGACATTACGGTCCGGGGCGGATATTCGCCGGACCTTGTGCGCGTCACCGCCGGGGTTCCCGTGCAGCTTCGTTTCGACCGGCAGGACAACAGCGACTGCACCAGCCGTGTCGTTTTCCCGGATCTGCGCAAAAGCGTCTCTCTGGCGGCCTTCGACACGACGGCTTTGGACCTTACCGTTGACGAACCGGGCGAGTATCCCTGGGCGTGCGGCATGAACATGCTCCACGGCAGGCTGACCGTGGAACCGGCTGACGGTACAGCGGACGACGGGCACCGTGGCGACATCACGGAGGAGCGGCGTGCGGCCGCGGACCCGATGCCTGCCGGCGGCAATCCCGTTCCGGTGTCCGAGCCGTCGGTCCCTCGGAACCGGGGCGGGGAGACGGCACGGGCGGTCGGTGTGGGGCCCATGGTTGAGCAGCAGGGCCGGCCCGAACGGGCCGAATTCATGCTTCCCGGCGCCCTGCGCAGCCTGCCGATAGACACGGGCCGGGCCGAGGCGGTGCTCCGGCGGATCCCCGGCGTGGACAGCGCCACCATCAATTTCGGCGCCGAGCGGGCCGTGATTCTCTACGACCCGCAACAGTCGGACGTTCCGGCCCTCGAACGCGCCGTCACCGAAGCCACAGGCTTTCCGGCCCGGCTGCGGGCACAGCCAGGCTCGACGGACACCGAGGACGCGGAGGCCAAGTCCCGGGAAGCCGAACTGCGCGATCTGCGCTGGCGCGTGGGCCTGGGAACACTGCTCACCCTGCCGGTCCTGTACGGGGCAATGGGGCCGTACTTCATCGACGACCGGTATGTGCCGGATGCCCTGCAAAGTCCGCTGATGCAGCTGCTGCTGACTCTGCCGGTCATGCTCGTCGTCGGGTGGCCGGTACACAGAATCGGCTGGCACGCCCTCGCCAACCGTTCGGCGGAAATGAACAGCCTCATCACCCTCGGCACCACCGCCGCCTTCGCTTACAGCCTCGTCGTGACCTTCGCCCCGCAGGTCCTGCCCGCCGATGTCCGCGACGTCTACTACGAGGTCGTGTCCTTCATCATCACGGTGATCCTCCTGGGCCGGCTCGTGGAGGCCAGGGCGCGCGCCGGCACCGGCAACGCCATCCGGGCCCTGATAGCCCTCACTCCCGCAACCGCCCGGGTGATCCGGGACGGACAAGAAATCGAGACGGCGGTCGAAGAAGTCCGGCCGGGCGACGAGATCCGGGTCCGGCCGGGTGAAAAGATCCCCGTCGACGGCGAGATCATCCAGGGCCGCTCCACGGTGGACGAATCCATGGTCACCGGTGAGAGCCTGCCGGTGACCAAGCAGGCCGGCGACACCGTCATCGGCGCGACCGTCAACGGCACGGGGGCCTTCACCATGCGCGCCACCCGCGTCGGGGCGGACACCGCGCTGGCCCAGATCATCCGGCTGGTCCAGGAGGCGCAGAGCTCGAAGGCACCCATCCAGCGCCTGGCCGACGCCGTCTCGGGATACTTCGTGCCCGCCGTGGTCTTCATCGCGATCGCCACCTTCGTTCTGTGGTTCACGGTAGGGGATTCCCTGTCGCTGGCCGTGGTCGCGGCCGTCAGTGTCCTCATCATTGCCTGCCCGTGCGCGCTCGGACTCGCGACGCCCCTGTCGATCATGGTTGCCACCGGCAAGGGCGCCTCCCTGGGCGTGCTCGTCAAGGATGCCGCCGCCCTGGAAACGGTGGACAAGCTCAACACTGTCGTGCTGGATAAAACGGGGACTCTGACCCGCGGTAAACCCGCACTCACCGACACCGTCCCGGCCCCCGGGTACGACGCCGAAGACCTCCTGCGCCTGGCCGGGGCGGCGGAAGCGGACAGCGAACATCCCCTCGCTGCGGCCATCGTCGCCGGTGCCCGCAAAAAAGGAAACCGCCTTCCGCAGGCAACAGCCTTCGACTCGATCACCGGCAAAGGGATCCGGGCAACAGTGGACAACCATGAGGTGCTGATCGGGAACGTCCGGCTCCTAGCCGACGCCGGCATCCCCACTTCCGGGCTGGAGTCCGAGGCGGAACGATTAGCCAGGGACGGGAAAACACCCATGTACGTTGCCGTCGACGGAAAACCCGCCGGCATCCTCGCAGTGGCAGACACCCTCAAGCCCGGCTCGGCGGCCGCCGTCGCCCAGCTACAGCAACGCGGGCTCGAAGTGGTCATGATCACCGGCGACAACAAGGCGACAGCGGAGGCCATCGCTCGCCAGACCGGCATCAGCCGCGTGCTCGCGGATGTGCTGCCGGCGGACAAGTCAGCGGCAATCCGTTCTCTCCAGGATGAAGGGAAACTGGTGGCGATGGTGGGCGACGGCATCAACGACGCCCCCGCCCTGGCCCAGGCCGACGTCGGCATAGCCATGGGAACCGGAACCGACGTGGCCATCGAAGCCGCCGACGTCACGCTCATGTCCGGCGAACTATCCGGGCTGATCACCACCATTGCGCTCTCCCGGGCCACCATGCGGAACATCAAACAGAATCTTGTGCTCGCCTTCGGCTACAACACCGCCGCGATCCCGCTGGCGGCAGGTCTGCTGTATCCAGTGACGGGAGGCCTGCTGTCTCCGATGGTCGCCGGAGTGGCCATGGCCCTCTCGAGCATCAGCGTTGTCGTCAATTCCGCCCGCCTGAACGCCTTCAAAACCGCGGCGACGACCGGATTCCAAAACGAAAAAGAATCCGAAAGCCGTATGGCACAAGGAAGCCGCTGA
- a CDS encoding integrase catalytic domain-containing protein, with translation MSERRAVTKVIATRYARSDRAVKKQILDELCATTGWHRDHARKALRQALVLRAVLPRPTRPPLYGEPVTEALRFCWAVQGTPCGRLLAAALPDLVPRLRRFKELRIDAATAAQLLTISPATIDRRLKADRAKLEPRGRSHTKPGTLLKDSIPVRTWAEWDDAVPGFVEIDLVGHEGGNNQGEFCFTLDITDIATGWTETRSVRNKAQKWVFAAIKDATAAFPFPILGIDSDNGSEFINWELFRWCEQEKLTFTRSRSGNKNDGAHVEQKNWHVIRQTVGYHRYDTPGELELLNRIWALQRLLTNHFGPQQKLVAKVRTGAKVTKTYDAPATPFQRVLADTGTVTKATKARLKRENRPLNPAAIQRQIQALCTELLTLTTAKQGPKKQPAIRAKSNDSTNQPRRAS, from the coding sequence ATGAGTGAACGCAGGGCTGTCACGAAGGTCATCGCCACCCGCTACGCCCGCTCGGACCGGGCCGTGAAGAAGCAGATTCTCGATGAGCTGTGCGCGACGACGGGATGGCACCGCGACCACGCCCGCAAGGCCCTGCGGCAGGCGCTGGTACTGAGGGCCGTGCTGCCCAGGCCGACTCGGCCGCCGCTCTATGGGGAACCGGTGACCGAGGCGCTGCGGTTCTGCTGGGCGGTCCAGGGAACGCCCTGCGGGCGGCTCCTCGCGGCAGCTTTGCCGGACCTGGTCCCGCGGCTGCGGCGGTTTAAAGAGCTCCGCATTGACGCCGCCACGGCGGCCCAGCTGCTGACGATCTCACCGGCGACCATCGACCGCCGGCTCAAGGCCGACCGGGCGAAACTGGAGCCCCGCGGCCGGTCCCACACCAAACCTGGAACGCTGCTGAAGGACTCGATTCCGGTGAGGACCTGGGCCGAGTGGGATGATGCGGTGCCCGGGTTCGTGGAGATCGATCTGGTCGGCCACGAGGGCGGCAATAACCAGGGCGAGTTCTGCTTCACCCTTGATATCACTGACATCGCGACCGGTTGGACGGAGACCCGGTCGGTGCGGAACAAGGCGCAGAAATGGGTCTTCGCGGCGATCAAGGACGCCACCGCCGCGTTCCCGTTTCCGATCCTGGGGATCGATTCGGACAACGGTTCGGAGTTCATCAACTGGGAACTCTTCCGCTGGTGTGAGCAGGAGAAACTGACCTTCACCCGGTCCCGGTCCGGGAACAAGAACGACGGCGCCCATGTCGAGCAGAAGAACTGGCACGTCATCCGTCAGACCGTCGGCTACCACCGCTACGACACACCCGGCGAGCTGGAACTGCTGAACCGGATCTGGGCGCTCCAGCGGCTGCTGACCAACCACTTCGGACCCCAGCAAAAACTCGTCGCGAAAGTCCGGACCGGCGCGAAGGTCACCAAGACCTACGACGCGCCCGCCACCCCGTTCCAGCGCGTCCTGGCCGACACCGGCACCGTCACCAAAGCCACCAAAGCCCGCCTGAAACGTGAAAACCGGCCACTGAACCCGGCCGCCATCCAACGCCAGATCCAGGCCCTCTGCACAGAGCTCCTGACCCTGACCACCGCCAAGCAAGGCCCCAAGAAGCAGCCCGCCATCCGGGCAAAATCAAATGATTCCACGAATCAACCCAGGCGGGCATCTTGA
- a CDS encoding vitamin K epoxide reductase family protein, whose amino-acid sequence MDQAAQNPDAAHRDVPATTRDKPLGLLLVITGTIGWIASGILALEKLEALMDPNHITSCDINPWISCGEVMKTWQSSLFGFPNMFIGIAAFAVIITTGMALLSGAVLARWYWIGLQVGVTLGMAFVGWLWYQALYVIGILCPYCMVVWAMMIPLFVWVTVRNITSGVIKLPERTTRLIGETGWMLVALLYVAVIATLFFRFLPVFIGTSGH is encoded by the coding sequence ATGGACCAGGCAGCCCAGAACCCCGATGCGGCACATCGGGATGTACCCGCCACCACGCGTGATAAGCCTCTTGGCCTGCTGCTGGTGATCACGGGTACCATCGGCTGGATCGCTTCCGGGATCCTGGCCCTCGAAAAACTCGAGGCCCTGATGGACCCCAACCACATCACCAGCTGTGACATCAATCCCTGGATCTCCTGCGGTGAAGTGATGAAGACCTGGCAGAGTTCTCTCTTTGGCTTCCCCAACATGTTCATTGGCATCGCGGCTTTCGCCGTGATCATCACCACCGGCATGGCCCTGCTCTCCGGGGCAGTCCTCGCTCGCTGGTACTGGATCGGCCTGCAGGTCGGCGTGACGCTCGGAATGGCCTTCGTAGGCTGGCTGTGGTACCAGGCTCTGTATGTAATCGGCATCCTCTGCCCCTACTGCATGGTGGTCTGGGCCATGATGATCCCCCTCTTTGTCTGGGTCACCGTCAGAAACATCACCTCAGGGGTCATCAAGCTGCCGGAGCGCACCACCCGACTGATCGGGGAAACCGGATGGATGCTGGTGGCGCTTCTGTACGTGGCCGTCATCGCCACCCTCTTCTTCCGCTTTCTTCCCGTCTTCATCGGCACGTCCGGGCACTGA
- a CDS encoding DUF3105 domain-containing protein: MIYGTGGVVVASIIAATAFVVVGEVQKQETAKAEAARPVEGVQDFPDQSRNHTREAVSYPRNPPTGGDHAPVWTNCGIYTTPVEATRAVHSLEHGAVWLSYRPDLPKDQVAELTSLAGAQDYLLLSPVTDQTSRVTATAWGKQLSVDSSSDERIATFIKKYRQGPQTPEPGAVCTGGVQG, from the coding sequence TTGATCTATGGCACCGGCGGCGTCGTCGTCGCCTCCATCATCGCTGCCACGGCTTTCGTCGTCGTCGGCGAGGTCCAGAAACAGGAGACCGCCAAGGCTGAGGCCGCCCGGCCGGTGGAAGGCGTCCAGGACTTTCCCGACCAGTCGAGGAACCATACCCGCGAAGCCGTCAGCTACCCCCGAAACCCGCCCACGGGCGGCGACCATGCACCGGTCTGGACGAACTGCGGCATCTACACCACCCCGGTCGAAGCGACCCGGGCGGTGCATTCCCTTGAACACGGGGCCGTCTGGCTTTCCTACCGGCCGGACCTCCCCAAGGACCAGGTTGCCGAACTGACCTCGCTGGCCGGCGCCCAGGATTACCTCCTGCTCAGCCCGGTCACCGACCAGACCTCGCGTGTTACCGCAACCGCCTGGGGAAAACAGCTCTCGGTGGACAGCAGCAGCGACGAACGCATCGCCACCTTCATCAAAAAATACCGGCAAGGCCCCCAGACCCCGGAACCCGGCGCCGTCTGCACCGGGGGTGTCCAGGGCTGA
- a CDS encoding DUF4229 domain-containing protein, translating to MAVVKYFLIRLALFVPLFALFVFLQLGWLLAVVFGGLISFAISYLFFQKQRNAATAVLQARFGGRAMPLRTDSEGEDAEAEDRLVDSHPDITIRNLIRNSESSPGRRS from the coding sequence GTGGCTGTCGTGAAATACTTCCTGATCCGGCTTGCGCTCTTCGTTCCGCTGTTTGCCCTGTTCGTCTTCCTGCAGCTGGGATGGCTGCTGGCCGTCGTCTTCGGGGGGCTGATTTCCTTCGCCATCAGCTACCTGTTCTTCCAAAAGCAGCGCAATGCAGCCACGGCCGTCCTGCAGGCGCGATTCGGGGGCCGCGCCATGCCCCTGAGGACCGACAGTGAAGGGGAGGACGCCGAGGCCGAGGACCGCCTGGTCGATTCCCACCCGGACATCACCATCCGCAACCTCATCCGGAACTCCGAGAGCTCTCCGGGCAGGCGCTCATGA
- the istB gene encoding IS21-like element helper ATPase IstB has translation MSPVSTTNTTAPPLEAELETLMRQLKMPHARALAPELIATARAQRWEPAEIIKALFAEEAAGRARSMLATRRKAAGFPTGKTFDAWDPTVSSIPAPTQQALRTLEWITRRENLVVCGPSGTGKTFFLEALGQQAVEAGMRVAWFRLEDLGALIRAHRTDDSVTRAVTRILRAELVVIDDIGLLPVATDAAEGLYRVVDAAYEKRSVAISSNLHPAGFDELMPKTLATATVDRLLHHAHVCQTSGDSIRLTQALAGKGVTQLN, from the coding sequence ATGAGCCCGGTCAGCACCACGAACACCACCGCACCGCCGTTGGAGGCCGAGCTGGAAACCCTGATGCGGCAACTGAAAATGCCCCACGCCCGTGCCCTCGCACCGGAACTGATCGCGACCGCCCGCGCCCAGCGCTGGGAACCGGCAGAGATCATCAAAGCCCTCTTCGCCGAAGAAGCAGCCGGCCGGGCCCGGTCCATGCTCGCCACCCGCCGCAAAGCAGCAGGCTTCCCCACGGGCAAAACCTTCGACGCCTGGGACCCGACGGTTTCCTCCATTCCCGCCCCGACCCAACAGGCACTGCGCACCCTGGAATGGATCACCCGCAGGGAAAACCTCGTTGTCTGCGGGCCCTCCGGCACCGGGAAAACCTTCTTCCTCGAAGCCCTCGGCCAGCAAGCCGTCGAAGCCGGTATGCGAGTGGCCTGGTTCAGGCTCGAGGACCTCGGCGCCCTGATCCGCGCCCACCGCACCGACGACAGCGTCACCCGCGCCGTCACCAGGATCCTGCGCGCCGAACTCGTCGTGATCGATGACATCGGCCTGCTGCCAGTGGCCACCGACGCCGCCGAAGGCCTCTACCGGGTCGTGGACGCAGCCTACGAAAAACGCTCCGTCGCCATCTCCTCAAACCTGCACCCCGCAGGCTTCGACGAACTCATGCCCAAAACCCTCGCCACCGCCACCGTGGATCGGCTCCTGCACCACGCCCACGTCTGCCAGACCAGCGGAGACTCCATCCGCCTCACCCAGGCCCTCGCCGGAAAAGGAGTCACCCAACTGAACTAA
- a CDS encoding F510_1955 family glycosylhydrolase: MPSPARLCTIRFAGIPAAAAALLLALSACAAPAAPSESSSSTPAEDYPSAHIHGIAVDEPTGKIMIATHDGLFDVTAKPAVKLSPTIDLMGFSPSEDPGIFYASGHPGKGSTLPNPVGLIRSGDGGKTWEQLSRQGESDFHAMTMTNSGIVAFDGVLRTSPDGKTWDTSTAKFQPAVLAGHPGSDTVLATTEQGPQRSTDGGKTWQLVPSAPLIQFAAFANNADAIGIEPSGAVHYSADGGVTWTRKGTVDGEVQAITTTKAADGQLNIWAATGEGVLVSKDGGANFAMHNQS, from the coding sequence ATGCCGTCCCCCGCCCGTTTATGCACCATCCGATTCGCCGGAATCCCGGCGGCGGCCGCAGCACTTCTGCTAGCGCTGTCCGCCTGTGCCGCGCCAGCAGCCCCGAGTGAATCATCTTCTTCCACACCGGCCGAGGACTACCCGTCCGCCCACATCCACGGAATCGCCGTTGACGAACCGACGGGCAAGATCATGATCGCCACTCACGACGGCCTCTTCGACGTCACGGCTAAGCCGGCCGTCAAGCTCAGCCCGACCATTGACCTGATGGGTTTCTCGCCCTCGGAAGATCCGGGAATCTTCTACGCCTCCGGTCATCCCGGCAAGGGCTCGACCCTTCCGAATCCAGTGGGCCTGATCCGGTCCGGTGACGGCGGCAAGACCTGGGAGCAGCTCTCGCGCCAGGGTGAGTCCGACTTCCACGCCATGACCATGACCAACAGTGGCATCGTGGCCTTTGACGGAGTTCTCCGCACCAGCCCGGACGGGAAAACCTGGGACACGTCCACCGCCAAGTTCCAGCCGGCCGTGCTGGCAGGACACCCCGGCAGCGACACAGTCCTGGCCACCACGGAGCAAGGACCGCAGCGGTCCACCGACGGCGGCAAGACGTGGCAACTGGTGCCTTCGGCCCCGCTTATCCAGTTCGCCGCCTTCGCCAACAACGCCGATGCGATCGGAATCGAACCCTCCGGAGCAGTCCACTACTCCGCGGATGGCGGCGTGACGTGGACCCGTAAAGGCACTGTAGACGGGGAGGTCCAGGCCATCACCACGACCAAGGCAGCCGACGGTCAGCTCAACATCTGGGCCGCCACGGGGGAGGGCGTCCTGGTCTCCAAGGACGGCGGAGCCAATTTCGCCATGCACAACCAGTCCTGA
- the istA gene encoding IS21 family transposase codes for MKSDGEIMEILAAYDLTGSLRATAELTGCSHHTVARHVAARDAGRPIAEPAPRDRVTDAFLPKIEEWVEASKGRIRADKAHEKLLALGYTGSERSTRRAIAQVKAAWRLGHTRVHRPWITEPGMWLQYDFGDGPRINGVKTILFVAWLAFSRFRIVIPLRDRTAPSVFAALDRCFRILGGAPTYVLTDNEKTVTTAHVAGVPVRNQQTLDFARHYGVTVLTCQPADPATKGGVEASVKLAKADLAPTVTNLRGEYGSFAELEAACEAFMDEVNNREHRTIRRKPAAVLAEEAPRLHRIPDTAHTVAFGLARTVPENTPMITFENAQYSVPAHLLGARVFVRAHGTGPDEQIIIIHHSPGGPVEVARHGRARPGSPAIHDEHFPGTRTRTPGDYEPRARTADEAEFLTIGNGAATWLVEAAAAGTARMNVKMAEAVTLAKIAGTAAVDRALGDAALHGRFAHGDLASILNANIRRTTTHAADETRSLTQGTGAWAGLGAESAAVKEQSR; via the coding sequence ATGAAGTCTGACGGAGAAATCATGGAAATTCTTGCTGCCTACGATCTGACCGGATCGTTGCGTGCCACGGCGGAACTGACGGGCTGTTCCCACCACACCGTGGCCAGACATGTTGCGGCCCGGGACGCTGGCCGGCCCATCGCCGAGCCAGCACCCCGAGACCGTGTCACTGACGCGTTTCTGCCCAAGATCGAGGAATGGGTTGAGGCGTCCAAGGGCCGGATCCGGGCCGACAAAGCGCACGAGAAGCTGCTCGCCCTGGGCTATACGGGTTCGGAGCGGTCCACCCGCCGGGCAATCGCGCAGGTCAAGGCCGCCTGGCGGCTGGGCCACACCCGCGTCCACCGGCCCTGGATCACCGAGCCGGGGATGTGGCTGCAGTACGACTTCGGCGACGGACCGCGCATCAACGGGGTGAAGACCATTCTGTTTGTGGCCTGGCTGGCGTTCTCCAGGTTCAGGATCGTGATCCCGCTGCGGGACAGGACCGCGCCCAGCGTGTTCGCGGCCCTGGACCGGTGCTTCCGGATCCTGGGCGGGGCACCGACCTACGTGCTCACGGACAACGAGAAGACCGTCACCACCGCCCACGTTGCCGGGGTGCCGGTGCGAAACCAGCAGACGCTGGACTTCGCCCGCCACTACGGCGTCACCGTGCTGACCTGCCAGCCCGCGGACCCCGCCACCAAAGGCGGCGTGGAAGCCTCGGTGAAACTGGCCAAGGCCGACCTCGCGCCCACCGTCACCAACCTCCGTGGCGAGTACGGCTCCTTCGCCGAGTTGGAGGCGGCCTGCGAGGCCTTCATGGACGAGGTGAACAACCGTGAGCACCGCACCATCCGGCGCAAGCCCGCCGCCGTGCTGGCCGAGGAAGCACCCCGGCTGCACCGGATCCCGGATACCGCGCACACGGTCGCGTTCGGACTCGCCCGGACCGTTCCGGAGAACACCCCGATGATCACCTTCGAAAACGCCCAATACTCTGTCCCGGCGCACCTGCTCGGAGCCCGGGTGTTCGTCCGCGCCCACGGCACCGGACCCGACGAGCAGATCATCATCATCCACCACAGCCCCGGCGGCCCTGTCGAAGTCGCCAGGCATGGGCGGGCGCGGCCTGGCAGCCCGGCCATCCATGATGAACACTTCCCCGGAACCAGGACCCGGACCCCTGGCGACTACGAGCCTAGGGCCCGCACCGCTGACGAGGCAGAGTTCCTGACCATCGGCAACGGCGCCGCGACCTGGCTGGTGGAAGCCGCCGCTGCCGGGACGGCACGGATGAACGTGAAAATGGCCGAGGCCGTGACCCTAGCCAAAATCGCAGGCACCGCCGCGGTGGACCGCGCCCTGGGCGACGCCGCGCTCCACGGCCGCTTCGCCCACGGCGATCTGGCTTCGATTTTGAACGCGAACATTAGACGCACCACCACCCACGCAGCGGACGAGACCCGGTCCCTGACCCAGGGCACCGGTGCCTGGGCTGGTCTGGGCGCTGAATCCGCAGCTGTGAAGGAGCAAAGCCGATGA
- a CDS encoding DUF4396 domain-containing protein, which translates to MRMHNDPTEMTAMESAIPQWLTPVAWFFVTLGILSAAVVLYDVYVRRYRQSERTMEAVWPITALYLGPYALWAYYRVGRAGSPKWQQENAALPEQRLSLKALAGGTPGGAAATVAHFVGVPLVIASGLTIAGTNLWVLIIFIALLAIAILFFFERFASPVWKGGSQSGKSAGAAFLAATVTVLAFDIGMGGWMIFLHFGMLMPAPTDVNFFFLMQIGNILGFATAYPAVRWLIRRRSEGPARETAIPAFSGRAN; encoded by the coding sequence ATGCGTATGCACAATGACCCCACTGAAATGACGGCCATGGAATCGGCCATTCCCCAGTGGCTGACGCCCGTCGCTTGGTTTTTTGTCACACTGGGTATTCTCTCGGCCGCTGTTGTTCTTTATGACGTATACGTGCGCCGTTACCGCCAAAGCGAACGCACGATGGAGGCGGTGTGGCCCATTACGGCCCTGTACCTCGGCCCCTACGCTCTGTGGGCCTACTACCGTGTGGGCCGCGCTGGCAGCCCGAAATGGCAGCAGGAGAACGCGGCGCTTCCTGAACAACGCCTGTCGTTGAAGGCGCTGGCCGGCGGAACTCCCGGCGGAGCAGCGGCCACGGTAGCGCACTTCGTTGGCGTTCCGCTGGTGATCGCCAGCGGCCTCACCATCGCCGGAACGAACCTGTGGGTTTTGATCATCTTCATTGCCCTGCTTGCGATCGCGATCCTGTTCTTCTTCGAACGTTTTGCCTCCCCTGTCTGGAAGGGTGGGTCTCAGTCCGGGAAAAGCGCAGGGGCTGCCTTCCTGGCGGCGACGGTGACAGTGCTGGCCTTTGACATCGGCATGGGCGGATGGATGATTTTCCTCCATTTCGGGATGCTCATGCCCGCGCCTACCGACGTGAATTTCTTTTTCCTGATGCAGATCGGAAACATCCTCGGCTTCGCTACCGCCTACCCGGCCGTTCGATGGCTGATTCGGCGGAGAAGCGAGGGACCGGCCCGTGAGACAGCCATTCCCGCATTCAGCGGACGCGCTAACTGA